The following are from one region of the Pseudodesulfovibrio piezophilus C1TLV30 genome:
- the metG gene encoding methionine--tRNA ligase, whose product MERFYITTPIYYVNAKPHLGHAYTTTVADSLTRFHKLMGEETYFLTGTDEHGDKIVQAAEAQGQSPQEYVDTISSLFKDLWPNMNISNDDFIRTTEPRHIEVVQTILQKVYDSGDIYFGEYGGHYCFGCERFYTEKELVDGKCPDHQTTPEYIAEKNYFFKMSKYQGWLKEHINKNPDFIRPERYKNEVMSLLESGELEDLCISRPKSRLTWGIELPFDKDYVTYVWFDALINYLSALGYPDGKKFEKFWPKANHLVAKDILKPHAIFWPTMLKAAGIEPYQSLNVHGYWLVKDTKMSKSIGNVVEPLAMKDTYGLDAFRYFLLRDMSFGQDSSFSEEALVGRLNAELANDLGNLFNRTLSMTHKYFQGIIPRPDVEDLVDAEIKKLGQIAMQSFQDNFLELKFSRGLEGLWELVRGLNKYIDATAPWTLFKEENTGRLSTVIYVLLENMRKIAVHLWPVMPEASEKMLSQLGITFDPEKVNLPKELDVWGLLESGDTVAETSNLFPRVDLPEPKPEDCKPQAEKSKGKAKKCKKAKEEKCGTEFIDFEDFQKLDLRVGTVKEVEKHPDADRLLLVRVDTGEEELRQVVAGIADSFAPDDLVDKQVVIVANLKPRKLRKQLSQGMILAVKSGDGLELLTPSGAVDPGSKVS is encoded by the coding sequence TTGGAACGTTTTTACATCACCACGCCTATTTACTATGTGAATGCAAAGCCCCACTTGGGACATGCGTATACCACAACGGTTGCCGACTCTCTGACTCGGTTTCACAAATTGATGGGCGAGGAGACCTATTTTCTCACCGGAACGGATGAACATGGTGACAAGATAGTTCAGGCTGCTGAGGCCCAGGGGCAGTCCCCGCAGGAGTATGTGGATACTATCAGCTCCCTGTTCAAGGATCTTTGGCCCAACATGAACATTTCCAATGATGATTTCATTCGGACCACCGAGCCTCGTCATATCGAAGTTGTTCAGACAATCCTTCAGAAAGTCTATGACTCCGGTGATATCTATTTCGGTGAATATGGTGGGCACTATTGTTTCGGCTGTGAGCGTTTTTATACCGAGAAGGAATTGGTGGATGGGAAATGCCCGGATCATCAGACCACGCCGGAATACATCGCCGAAAAGAATTATTTCTTCAAGATGTCCAAGTATCAAGGGTGGCTTAAAGAGCACATCAACAAGAATCCTGATTTCATTCGTCCTGAGCGGTACAAGAATGAAGTCATGAGTCTTCTTGAGTCCGGAGAACTCGAGGATTTGTGCATTTCCAGGCCAAAATCTCGTTTGACTTGGGGAATCGAGCTGCCCTTTGACAAGGATTACGTCACGTATGTCTGGTTTGATGCGCTCATCAATTACCTTTCTGCTCTTGGTTACCCTGATGGAAAGAAATTCGAGAAGTTCTGGCCCAAAGCCAATCATCTCGTGGCAAAGGATATCCTCAAGCCACATGCCATTTTCTGGCCGACCATGCTGAAGGCAGCAGGTATTGAACCGTATCAGTCTCTGAATGTTCATGGTTACTGGCTGGTCAAGGATACCAAAATGTCCAAATCTATCGGTAACGTTGTTGAACCATTGGCAATGAAGGATACTTATGGGTTGGATGCCTTTCGGTATTTTCTATTGCGTGACATGTCATTTGGTCAGGATTCGAGCTTTTCTGAAGAAGCCCTTGTCGGCCGTTTGAATGCGGAACTCGCCAACGACTTAGGTAATCTTTTCAATCGAACTCTTTCCATGACCCACAAGTATTTTCAGGGTATTATTCCCAGGCCCGATGTGGAAGACTTGGTGGATGCGGAAATCAAAAAGCTTGGTCAGATTGCCATGCAATCCTTTCAAGACAATTTTCTGGAATTGAAATTCTCGAGGGGTCTTGAAGGATTGTGGGAATTAGTTCGTGGCCTCAACAAGTATATTGATGCCACTGCTCCATGGACGCTTTTCAAAGAAGAAAACACAGGGCGTTTGTCCACTGTGATCTATGTTCTGCTTGAAAATATGCGTAAGATAGCAGTCCACTTGTGGCCGGTTATGCCGGAAGCAAGTGAGAAGATGCTCTCCCAACTCGGCATTACTTTCGATCCTGAAAAGGTTAATCTTCCCAAGGAATTAGATGTTTGGGGATTGCTTGAATCGGGTGATACTGTTGCTGAAACATCAAACCTGTTCCCACGGGTGGACCTGCCGGAGCCGAAACCGGAAGATTGCAAGCCTCAAGCGGAGAAAAGCAAAGGCAAGGCCAAGAAGTGCAAGAAAGCCAAAGAAGAAAAGTGTGGAACTGAATTTATCGATTTCGAGGATTTTCAAAAACTCGATTTACGGGTCGGCACAGTAAAAGAAGTTGAAAAACATCCCGATGCCGACCGCCTTCTGCTTGTTCGGGTTGATACCGGAGAAGAAGAGTTGCGCCAGGTTGTGGCTGGAATTGCGGATTCTTTTGCGCCGGATGATTTGGTAGATAAACAAGTGGTTATTGTTGCCAACCTGAAACCTCGCAAACTTCGTAAGCAGCTTTCTCAGGGGATGATTTTGGCTGTAAAGAGCGGGGATGGTCTGGAACTTTTGACTCCATCTGGTGCTGTTGATCCAGGAAGCAAGGTTAGCTAG
- the ricT gene encoding PSP1 domain-containing protein: protein MSQILGVKFNDYGQVYYFGSGPFVVREGQHVIVKTDQGMGLGKVILTRQAPVENESEDEEGHKAIYRLANEKDMESVAENEALSKDAYQYCRKCITKHKLGMKLVDVEVYFDRSKMIFYFTAPGRIDFRELIKDLVREYRTRIELRQIGVRHETQMLGAIGNCGQICCCRRFMRKFVPVTIKMAKEQNLFLNPTKISGICGRLLCCLSFEQQGYEEFHRMCPRVGKKYTTSMGTVKVLRSNFFKKSLSLLTEGFEEKEVSIDEWNEMVNKPPSEDAIAEARSQGARARRAPRKPAAPAGGSEARKSDASGAETASPSKGKDRRSGKPKGQSEKSGQDRPRGERPKQDRTKQDQSKSDRPRQDTPRKTGDQPDKPAQKGGVESSGEDKNKRSRRPRRRRRRPRK from the coding sequence ATGAGCCAGATACTTGGTGTTAAATTTAACGATTACGGGCAGGTCTATTATTTTGGATCCGGGCCTTTCGTTGTTCGTGAAGGTCAGCATGTTATCGTCAAGACTGATCAGGGTATGGGGCTGGGGAAGGTCATTCTGACACGACAGGCCCCGGTAGAAAATGAAAGTGAGGACGAAGAAGGCCATAAAGCCATTTATCGTCTTGCCAATGAAAAGGACATGGAGTCCGTGGCCGAAAATGAAGCACTTTCCAAAGATGCCTATCAATATTGCCGTAAGTGTATCACCAAGCACAAACTCGGTATGAAGCTGGTTGATGTGGAGGTTTATTTCGATCGTTCCAAGATGATTTTCTATTTTACTGCGCCAGGGCGGATTGATTTTCGCGAGCTTATCAAGGATCTTGTTCGTGAATACAGAACCCGGATTGAGCTGCGTCAGATAGGCGTGCGCCATGAAACACAAATGCTTGGCGCAATAGGGAATTGCGGACAAATTTGTTGTTGCAGACGCTTTATGCGCAAATTTGTTCCGGTGACTATCAAGATGGCTAAGGAACAGAACCTCTTTTTGAATCCAACTAAAATTTCAGGCATTTGTGGTCGTCTTCTCTGTTGTTTGAGTTTTGAGCAGCAAGGGTATGAAGAATTTCACCGCATGTGTCCTCGTGTTGGCAAAAAATACACAACTTCCATGGGAACCGTAAAGGTCCTCAGGTCCAATTTCTTCAAGAAATCCTTGTCATTGCTGACAGAGGGATTTGAGGAAAAGGAAGTTTCCATTGACGAATGGAATGAAATGGTTAACAAGCCGCCGAGTGAAGATGCCATTGCAGAGGCACGAAGCCAGGGGGCTCGTGCCCGTCGTGCTCCGAGAAAGCCTGCTGCTCCTGCGGGAGGAAGTGAGGCTCGAAAAAGTGATGCATCAGGGGCAGAGACAGCCTCGCCATCCAAAGGGAAGGATCGCCGTTCCGGCAAACCCAAGGGACAGTCTGAAAAGAGTGGACAGGATCGGCCGCGCGGAGAGCGTCCCAAGCAGGATCGCACTAAGCAGGATCAGTCAAAATCGGATCGCCCCCGCCAGGATACTCCCCGCAAGACGGGAGATCAGCCGGACAAGCCCGCTCAGAAGGGCGGAGTGGAAAGCTCCGGAGAAGATAAAAACAAACGGTCACGTAGGCCAAGACGCCGTCGGCGCAGACCCAGGAAGTAA
- a CDS encoding response regulator has protein sequence MKALIVDDDFYSRNMIHEILRPVAHCDIAVNGEEAIEAFRRGLDEEEPYDLICLDLLMPELDGQQALREIRAIEKEFDVGPQTEAKVIVTTMLDDEKETHDAFFLGGATSYLVKPIDEEKLMTEVKSLGLL, from the coding sequence ATGAAAGCGTTGATCGTGGATGATGATTTTTATAGTCGTAATATGATTCATGAGATCCTTCGGCCTGTTGCTCACTGTGACATAGCAGTCAACGGGGAGGAAGCTATTGAAGCTTTTCGGCGGGGTCTTGATGAAGAAGAGCCATACGACCTTATCTGTCTGGATTTGTTGATGCCGGAACTTGATGGACAGCAGGCTCTCCGAGAAATTCGAGCCATTGAAAAAGAATTTGATGTCGGCCCTCAGACTGAGGCAAAGGTCATTGTCACCACCATGCTTGATGATGAAAAGGAAACACATGATGCTTTCTTTCTCGGCGGTGCAACATCGTACCTTGTCAAACCCATTGATGAAGAAAAGCTGATGACAGAGGTGAAAAGCCTCGGACTTCTTTAG
- a CDS encoding MBL fold metallo-hydrolase → MRFRFWGTRGSLPAPGPDTVKYGGNTTCIEIRTENDELIILDAGTGIRELGMELAPRDLLDCHLFISHTHWDHIQGAPFFLPLFKPGNKVAIYGPPDPVAMTGIETVLSRQMAYPHFPVRVVELQADIVYETLTDGHVVDLGFATVSTHLMNHPAMNFGCKIKCEGKTIFFTGDHEPHFNIYQPDDDGYEEYEEVVSERCQALEDCLQGVDVFIADAQYTEEEYRTKQGWGHSTFEKTLELARRAGVGKTFLTHHETSRSDSEVDAIFDRLCKQWNTCGVDFDMAREGEKFQL, encoded by the coding sequence ATGCGGTTTCGTTTTTGGGGAACGCGTGGCTCTCTCCCCGCTCCCGGGCCAGATACCGTCAAATACGGGGGGAATACAACCTGTATAGAAATTCGTACTGAGAATGATGAACTCATTATCTTGGATGCCGGAACAGGTATCCGTGAACTCGGTATGGAGTTGGCGCCGAGAGATTTGTTGGATTGTCACCTTTTCATTTCACATACTCATTGGGATCACATTCAGGGAGCGCCATTTTTCCTCCCTCTGTTCAAACCCGGCAACAAGGTGGCTATTTACGGTCCCCCGGATCCTGTCGCCATGACGGGCATAGAAACGGTGTTGTCCAGGCAGATGGCGTACCCTCATTTTCCTGTACGAGTGGTAGAGTTGCAAGCTGATATCGTTTATGAAACTTTGACGGACGGTCACGTTGTGGATCTTGGCTTTGCCACGGTTTCAACTCACCTGATGAATCATCCTGCCATGAATTTTGGCTGCAAGATCAAGTGCGAAGGGAAAACGATTTTTTTCACGGGCGATCATGAACCTCATTTCAATATATACCAGCCGGATGACGATGGGTATGAAGAGTATGAGGAAGTTGTCAGTGAGCGTTGTCAGGCTTTAGAAGACTGTCTTCAGGGGGTTGATGTTTTCATCGCTGACGCCCAGTATACGGAGGAAGAATATCGTACCAAGCAAGGATGGGGCCATTCCACTTTTGAGAAAACCTTGGAATTGGCGAGAAGAGCGGGAGTGGGAAAAACCTTTCTTACTCACCATGAAACATCACGGTCAGATTCAGAAGTTGATGCTATTTTTGACAGGTTGTGCAAGCAATGGAATACGTGCGGTGTGGATTTTGATATGGCGAGAGAAGGGGAAAAATTTCAATTATAG
- a CDS encoding HDOD domain-containing protein: protein MPDVKDKFLNAVEQMPAFPKSVHLVLKLSNDINCSQKELVEVIKKDPVFTLKILRLANSPYFGLSREITSINHASVYLGLNTLKNMALGLAAVGTMPKSNKAGLDMGAFWLHSLAVAAATRMLGTMLGVSRDEAADYFAAGLLHDIGKVVFALSMPKEFAQVARQLAENHSILGIEEMAVVGVSHAEIGAMLAEKWNLPLDLIDAISRHHSPTVGEPSQLVDCVFAADQISKKLAFGSAGDYNIQPLPRSIQDRFSLDLEGLIAELPNLDEEVENARIFIKLGEAD, encoded by the coding sequence ATGCCGGACGTGAAAGATAAATTTTTGAATGCTGTGGAACAGATGCCCGCTTTTCCGAAAAGTGTCCATTTGGTTCTTAAGCTTTCCAATGATATCAACTGTTCACAGAAAGAGTTGGTGGAAGTCATCAAGAAGGACCCTGTCTTTACTTTGAAGATTCTTCGTTTGGCCAATTCTCCATATTTTGGTCTGTCTCGGGAAATTACATCCATCAATCATGCCAGTGTCTATTTGGGATTGAATACCCTGAAAAACATGGCTTTGGGACTGGCTGCCGTTGGAACCATGCCCAAGTCGAATAAAGCAGGGTTGGATATGGGAGCATTTTGGCTCCATTCGCTGGCCGTAGCTGCCGCAACCCGGATGTTGGGCACCATGCTCGGTGTTTCCAGAGATGAAGCTGCTGATTATTTTGCAGCCGGGTTGTTGCATGATATTGGCAAGGTTGTTTTTGCTTTGTCCATGCCAAAGGAATTTGCTCAGGTTGCCAGGCAGTTAGCTGAAAACCATTCAATTCTTGGAATCGAGGAAATGGCCGTTGTTGGCGTCTCTCATGCTGAGATAGGGGCTATGCTTGCGGAAAAATGGAATTTGCCCTTGGATTTGATAGATGCAATATCTCGTCATCATTCACCGACGGTTGGCGAACCTTCTCAACTGGTGGATTGTGTTTTTGCGGCGGATCAGATTAGTAAAAAACTCGCATTCGGATCAGCAGGTGATTACAATATACAACCGCTGCCCAGGTCCATTCAGGATCGATTCTCTCTTGATCTGGAGGGATTGATCGCTGAATTGCCGAATCTGGATGAAGAAGTTGAGAATGCTCGGATTTTCATTAAGCTCGGGGAGGCGGACTGA
- a CDS encoding DNA internalization-related competence protein ComEC/Rec2 — protein MCDRCSRPDMVPPLAGLLPWQSLFLAFCAGIFSFKYPVPSLTALGLLLFVDFSLRGRASRVPFLLFLLCAGCGFGYTSLWTPAPVEIPIWMTSRTAVRVTGTVDRVEPRIDGRFRILLREITCQVGERKEGLPGKLAWTWRKPDVTPLEGQTVTAFMRVVPLHGFTNPGAWDFSWYWQRQGVFWRAWRVGQGRELVWGDGVRSSLGALKVRVRHLVAEHIPDTQGGAMVLALVTGDRSQIELETSAAMRAAGLAHTLALSGLHVGFVAAMGFALAWLIGRLSPDLLLLIPRPKLAVFCAAPLVAAYAWLGQPSPSLTRSAIMFGFWGALLLQGRGRVLLDGLFFALVVIIFAYPLALYDLSLQMSALAVAGIGLMYPVIRRFFMAGSHWGLTPFLWAAGVLGVSFCATTALLPLVSRTFGSFCPNILFNVIWLPTLGFIVMPMGILGTLLCTFSWTVPVGGSLLAGSSIVMNWLLSVLAMAGEYGLTPVFSVLRPLWPEMLGVCLLLLLALVAWSKRRFFPVLTAVGFLFMVWPHVAIMAADTEDVVKVTLLDVGQGQAVVVSVPGGHRWLIDGGAGSRHFDFGEAVVAPTLTFGRPPRLDGVFMSHPDVDHSHGLPFILSRFDVGAFYGNGTLPRGRTGKRLRAAFEKKKLVPVTLHAGQRLALGRDISLDVLHPALDYKNRHANERSLVLRLMRREHSLALIPGDVEENGIKAMMDSGVDLRADILVLPHHGSKSSLVPAFYGKISPFCAVCSSGYLNQYGFPHKEVVKAVGVPVFATGRYGQVTAQWGRGRDFSLRVARP, from the coding sequence GTGTGTGATCGCTGTTCCCGACCGGACATGGTCCCGCCTCTTGCGGGGCTGCTTCCATGGCAGAGTCTTTTTCTTGCTTTCTGCGCAGGGATATTTTCTTTCAAATATCCGGTGCCGTCTCTGACGGCGTTAGGACTTCTTCTCTTTGTCGATTTTTCTTTGCGCGGTCGGGCTTCACGAGTGCCTTTTCTCCTTTTTCTATTATGCGCCGGGTGTGGCTTTGGTTACACTAGTCTGTGGACGCCTGCTCCGGTTGAGATTCCTATCTGGATGACATCTCGTACTGCCGTCAGGGTAACGGGAACGGTGGATCGGGTTGAGCCGCGCATTGATGGGCGATTCAGGATTCTTTTGCGAGAAATAACCTGCCAGGTCGGGGAGCGGAAAGAAGGGTTGCCCGGCAAATTGGCTTGGACTTGGCGAAAGCCGGATGTGACACCATTGGAAGGGCAGACCGTCACCGCGTTCATGCGAGTGGTACCTCTTCACGGATTCACCAATCCCGGTGCCTGGGATTTTTCGTGGTACTGGCAGAGGCAGGGTGTCTTTTGGCGAGCATGGCGTGTGGGCCAAGGGCGTGAGTTGGTGTGGGGGGATGGTGTTCGCTCGTCTCTTGGTGCCTTGAAAGTGCGGGTGCGCCATCTCGTGGCGGAACACATTCCCGACACCCAGGGCGGAGCTATGGTTTTGGCTCTTGTCACTGGTGATCGATCTCAAATAGAATTGGAGACATCCGCTGCAATGCGTGCAGCCGGACTTGCTCATACATTGGCATTATCAGGTCTTCACGTTGGGTTTGTAGCTGCAATGGGATTCGCCTTGGCATGGCTCATTGGTCGGCTCTCTCCCGATCTGCTGCTCCTAATTCCCCGGCCGAAATTGGCGGTTTTCTGCGCGGCTCCTCTGGTCGCAGCCTATGCTTGGTTGGGACAGCCTTCTCCTTCGCTGACACGGTCGGCGATCATGTTTGGATTTTGGGGCGCTTTGCTCCTTCAGGGGCGCGGGCGAGTTCTCCTGGATGGGCTTTTTTTTGCGCTCGTCGTGATCATTTTTGCGTATCCCCTCGCTCTTTATGATCTGTCCCTTCAAATGTCTGCCCTGGCCGTTGCTGGCATTGGTTTGATGTACCCTGTCATACGACGATTCTTCATGGCGGGCAGTCATTGGGGCCTGACACCTTTTCTCTGGGCGGCCGGTGTGCTTGGAGTGAGTTTCTGCGCCACGACTGCTCTTTTGCCGCTGGTCTCTCGGACATTCGGTTCGTTCTGTCCAAACATACTTTTCAATGTCATTTGGCTACCAACTCTTGGATTTATCGTGATGCCCATGGGTATTCTCGGAACCCTTTTGTGCACATTTAGCTGGACTGTTCCGGTCGGAGGGAGCTTGCTCGCGGGGAGTTCGATTGTCATGAATTGGCTGCTTTCGGTGCTTGCCATGGCAGGAGAGTATGGTCTGACACCCGTCTTTTCAGTCCTCAGACCTTTATGGCCGGAGATGCTCGGTGTGTGCCTTCTGTTGTTACTTGCTCTGGTCGCTTGGTCCAAGAGACGCTTTTTTCCAGTATTGACCGCTGTTGGGTTTCTGTTCATGGTCTGGCCTCATGTGGCAATCATGGCGGCTGATACAGAGGATGTGGTCAAGGTGACGCTTCTTGATGTCGGACAAGGACAAGCGGTGGTTGTGTCTGTTCCGGGCGGACACCGTTGGCTCATCGACGGAGGTGCGGGATCGCGCCATTTTGATTTTGGTGAAGCTGTCGTTGCGCCAACATTGACATTTGGCAGACCGCCCCGGTTGGATGGGGTTTTCATGAGCCATCCTGATGTGGATCATAGCCATGGTTTGCCATTTATACTTTCCCGGTTTGATGTTGGTGCTTTTTACGGCAATGGCACTCTGCCGCGTGGGCGGACCGGGAAAAGGCTCAGAGCTGCATTTGAGAAAAAAAAGCTTGTTCCTGTGACACTTCATGCTGGACAGCGTCTTGCTCTTGGACGTGATATCTCTTTGGATGTCCTGCACCCTGCATTAGACTACAAGAATCGCCATGCCAATGAACGATCCCTAGTCCTCCGTCTTATGCGGCGAGAACATTCTTTGGCTCTCATTCCCGGTGATGTGGAAGAGAACGGTATCAAGGCTATGATGGACTCTGGGGTGGATTTGAGGGCTGATATTTTGGTCCTGCCTCATCATGGAAGTAAGTCGAGTCTGGTTCCTGCATTTTATGGGAAAATTTCACCTTTCTGCGCCGTGTGTTCAAGCGGGTATCTCAATCAATACGGTTTCCCGCATAAAGAGGTGGTGAAAGCTGTCGGTGTCCCTGTTTTTGCGACAGGTAGATATGGTCAGGTAACTGCTCAATGGGGACGGGGCAGGGACTTCTCTCTCCGCGTTGCTAGGCCTTGA
- the ruvB gene encoding Holliday junction branch migration DNA helicase RuvB, whose protein sequence is MSKCTLPEENVRPKRLSDFIGQEDLRCNLDVFIRAATERGRPLDHTLFYGNPGLGKTTLARIMASELGVNMVSTSGPVIERSGDLAAILTNLDRGDILFIDEIHRMPATVEEVLYPAMEDFQIDLVIGSGPGARTVKLDLEPFTLVGATTRLGLLTSPLRDRFGCIFRIEFYSPEELGRIVQRAAGIIDVEVEEEGALAIGRRARGTPRIANRLLRRVRDYALVHGSGVVTREIAESSLERLDVDQHGLDNMDRKILTLMVENFNGGPVGLKTIAAACAEEVRTIEDIYEPYLIQCGFLKRTPRGRVATAKAYQHLKLRLEDDDQLRLI, encoded by the coding sequence ATGAGTAAGTGCACTCTTCCCGAAGAAAATGTCAGGCCTAAAAGACTGAGTGATTTCATTGGTCAGGAAGACCTGCGGTGCAATCTAGATGTTTTTATCCGGGCTGCTACGGAGCGAGGTCGTCCTCTTGATCACACACTTTTCTATGGCAATCCGGGGCTGGGCAAGACGACTCTGGCACGGATAATGGCCAGTGAATTGGGTGTAAATATGGTCTCAACGTCCGGTCCCGTCATTGAACGTTCCGGTGACCTTGCCGCGATCCTGACCAATCTGGACAGAGGTGATATCCTGTTTATAGATGAAATTCACCGCATGCCCGCCACGGTAGAAGAAGTCTTATATCCGGCCATGGAAGATTTTCAGATCGATCTGGTAATCGGGTCCGGGCCGGGTGCTCGAACTGTCAAGCTCGATCTGGAGCCGTTTACCCTCGTTGGCGCTACCACGAGACTCGGCCTGCTGACTTCCCCTCTTCGTGATCGTTTTGGTTGCATCTTTCGCATTGAATTCTATTCTCCTGAAGAGCTTGGTCGTATTGTTCAGCGGGCAGCCGGGATCATTGATGTGGAGGTGGAGGAAGAGGGGGCTCTCGCCATTGGCCGCCGTGCTCGGGGAACGCCTCGCATTGCCAACCGTTTGCTGCGCAGGGTGCGAGATTATGCGTTGGTGCACGGAAGTGGCGTCGTCACTCGTGAGATTGCTGAATCCTCATTGGAACGGTTGGATGTGGATCAGCATGGGCTGGACAATATGGATAGGAAAATACTCACGTTGATGGTGGAGAATTTCAATGGTGGGCCGGTTGGCCTCAAGACAATTGCCGCCGCCTGTGCCGAGGAAGTTCGGACCATTGAGGACATTTATGAACCATATCTTATTCAGTGCGGTTTCTTGAAACGTACCCCTCGCGGCCGGGTAGCTACTGCTAAAGCATACCAGCACCTTAAGTTGCGTCTGGAAGACGATGATCAGCTGCGGCTGATCTAA
- the ruvA gene encoding Holliday junction branch migration protein RuvA, which translates to MIGYLQGSLLSADEQGLVVLTPGGVGYEVAAPTSVVAKLPGQGGDIALFIHTQVAEKAIDLFGFLEADDLDLFRTLISIDKLGPKKALAILSMYDADHLREIAFREDVDMLSRVPGIGPKSAKQILWNLKDKVNKLTQTTARVHSAGAPQGPQGEYLDALAGLKGLGYSEDEVRPMIMAVFDEEPDLEAAGAIRAVLKKINAARS; encoded by the coding sequence ATGATCGGATATTTACAGGGGTCGCTCCTTTCTGCGGATGAACAGGGTCTGGTTGTTCTGACGCCGGGAGGTGTGGGATATGAGGTTGCTGCACCGACATCTGTGGTGGCCAAGCTGCCCGGACAAGGCGGTGACATTGCACTGTTTATTCACACACAGGTGGCGGAAAAAGCGATTGATCTATTTGGTTTTTTAGAGGCCGATGACCTGGATTTATTCCGTACGCTCATTTCTATTGATAAGCTGGGCCCAAAGAAGGCGCTCGCGATCCTGTCCATGTACGACGCCGACCATTTGCGCGAAATCGCGTTTCGCGAGGATGTGGACATGTTGTCGCGAGTCCCTGGTATTGGCCCGAAATCGGCCAAGCAGATATTGTGGAATCTCAAGGATAAAGTGAATAAGCTGACCCAGACCACAGCGAGGGTTCATTCTGCTGGAGCCCCTCAGGGGCCGCAGGGGGAATACCTTGATGCCCTCGCCGGGCTGAAGGGGCTGGGGTATTCCGAAGACGAAGTTCGTCCCATGATCATGGCTGTTTTTGATGAAGAACCCGACCTTGAAGCCGCTGGTGCTATTCGTGCGGTTCTCAAGAAAATCAACGCGGCACGTTCATGA
- the ruvC gene encoding crossover junction endodeoxyribonuclease RuvC, whose product MAGRGLVVIGLDPGSRVTGYGIVREVSGQTSLIETGTIRTPVKKDMATRLGVIFDRLQILIRTHGPVEAAIENVFVSKNPSSALKLGQARGAAMAACAINNIPVSEYEPTKVKKNLVGLGNAPKDQVAFMVAHCLGVKKPDWAEDASDALAIAICHLNERRMRRLTGC is encoded by the coding sequence GTGGCAGGTCGCGGATTGGTCGTCATAGGACTGGACCCTGGCTCTCGTGTGACCGGGTATGGCATTGTCCGGGAAGTATCAGGACAAACCTCTCTTATTGAGACCGGCACTATTCGTACCCCGGTCAAAAAGGATATGGCGACCCGATTGGGTGTCATCTTTGATCGGCTGCAAATTCTCATTCGGACTCATGGGCCGGTGGAAGCCGCTATTGAGAATGTTTTTGTTTCAAAAAACCCCTCGTCTGCCCTGAAGCTGGGACAGGCGAGGGGAGCTGCAATGGCAGCCTGCGCCATCAATAATATTCCTGTTTCGGAGTATGAACCGACCAAGGTTAAAAAGAACCTTGTCGGATTGGGGAATGCGCCCAAGGATCAGGTCGCTTTTATGGTCGCGCATTGTTTGGGTGTCAAAAAACCAGATTGGGCGGAAGATGCTTCAGACGCATTGGCTATTGCCATTTGTCATCTGAATGAGCGCCGGATGCGGAGGCTCACCGGATGCTGA